The genome window ACTGTTGCTATGCAGTTGCATTGTTTGAGCTATTCAGTCAAGTTAATGAAATAAAGTGTAGAAATTGGATAATGTCTAGGGGCTGTATATTTATAAGATTGTAGGAATCTAAAGATTACTAGATTTTTGTGGATCAGATAAAAAAAAGTgttgaggttttttttttttttttacaggcttCCAATCCTCCAAGGGGGCACCTTTAGTTTAATCACCCCCACTCTGGCGATCCTTGCTCTGCCTAAATGGAAGTGTCCTGCCCCAGGGGCCCCATCAGTGTCCATGGAGCTCCAAAATGCTACCGACTTCCTGCAGGGGGACCCTGATGAGGTTTGGAAGTCCCGGATGCGTGAGGTATGTTTAACCCCATTTTCTTATTTCGTTGTTTTAAGACAGTTGTTTTATTACTCTATGTTgtgaaaacacaacatttggcaCACATATCAGTTCTTTATACCTGTATTGAAAGGTGGACAGGGTGTTTTTGTAAACAGTTTTACCGCAACTATGCAAAGTAGTGGTTATAGTAATGGTTATAGCTGATGATAGACCCACTAAACCTTTCTGATACAGATTCAAGGAGCTATCCTGGTGTCTTCCCTGCTCCAGCTAGTTCTGGGCTTGTCGGGTATGGTGGGCTTGGTGCTTAAGTTTATTGGCCCACTGGCCATAGCCCCCACCATCAACCTCATTGGCCTCTCACTCTTCATAGAAGCTGGAAAGAAGTCTGGAGCACACTGGGGAATAGCAGCATTGTGAGTTTAACAGAGTTCACAAGTCATTTTTGTAAGTTCAAGTCAAGTCTCAAGTATTTTAGGGTCAAGTTAAAATCATGTCTTAAGTCCCTTTGCAATAGCCTTAAGTTAAAGATGTGTTTGAATTCATTACCCATTTTAAGATACTGCCTTGTTCCTCCCATACCCTTTCAATTGTACATGAATAACATGAAAGTAAACTTCACTGATAAAAGTGTTCCTATCGTACTGTAAATATTCAACTGTTTTCAAATGTCCAATGAAGCAGATGTAGTTTAGTATGGAGTGAGCACTAGTATCTTACTGTGAATTTTTCCGCCACTGCCATACAGCAGGTCTTACAACCTAACATAATAATTACATTTAGGCTACTCTGAAAAGACTGGTCACAGTGTAacaatacatttaaattataCAGCGGGCTTGCCCATTGTAATCTGATGGAAAGCACAGCAAAAACAACCAGTTGTTgcatccttccttctcttccttgatCCAGTGTCTGATCTACTATTATAAATGGCTCAGATCAGAAGGTGGAAATGTAGACATTTTGATAGCTTTCAAAGAAGGGAAGTCAGATTTTAAGAGCTTTACTAAAGGAAGGCTGGATTTAATTGCTTTTTGTGAAGCTTTGGAAGATGGAATTGGCTCCAGACTTTTCTTAACAGTCAGTCCTCAACGTTTTTTATCCTTTACTTCAAACATGATGTTCTTTTAACAGCATTTGTGTTTTTGGCCTGTTCATCTGTTCATTTGTTCATCAAGAACAATactgtgtacactgtgtacCTACTTTATTAATGCGTCCTCTTAGCCCATAGCGTACGCCCTCTAGCATTCCCCCTGTCAAACACTGGAGCTCTACAAAAACAGATGATTGATTCTGTGAGAATGTAGATGTCATTGTTAAAGTTACATGTTTCTGGAAGCCAGAAGGTAGGACCTGTGATCACACCTACCAGGTGTTTCTTACTATTAAAGAAAACTCCACTTAGACCGATTTTAAGGTTTGTCACAACAATACAAACACAAGTGTCAGAACATCTGCTTCCTTGTTTTCATTGACTAACTCTGACATAGTTCTACTTTGTTTTAAAACCCTTCACAAAAGTTATATTTAACATGGAACATCTGTGGTTATTTAAGGGGGAGGTCTAATATGCAgaattttccattcattttcacacGTCACCCTGAAAACCCAGCTGAACACTTATGTTTGATGTGCATTCTGATTCCTGTTGCCACATACTTAATATAAttctcagggagtcagatggctgagcggtgagggagtcgggctagtaatctgaaggttgctagttcgattcccgaccgtgccaaatgacgttgtgtccttgggcaaggcacttcaccctacttgcttcgggggaaatgtccctgtacttactgtaagtcgctctgtataagagcgtctgctaaatgactaaatgtaaatgtaaattctctTAAAACCTTGAGTAAAGGTTGGTGCTGTGTTGATATATCAGAAACATGTTTCTACTTGAGCTAATTCACTTTAAGATGGGGTTTATTTGAGGATCCCAAAACAAAACCAACTAAAACGGGCTAGTACTGCAACATTAATAAACAGTGTATGAGTGTTTTATGTAGTTTTTATTGAAAACCTACAGGACGGTGTGTCTCATCTTGCTATTCTCCCAGTACCTGAGCAAAGTCAACGTACCTTTGATTACATACCAGGACAAGAAATGGAAGGTTTTTCAATACCCTCTCTTCAAGCTCTTCTCAGTGAGTACTGTTGCATGGAAAAAGTTCAGCTAATACTTTCAATCTAATACTTTTCATATGAGCATTAGAGATTGATTGCTGGACATCTGTTACAAATTGTTCAAAGTATTGTTTAGAGATATACAGGCTGAAGGTGGCTAGAAGCCGTATGAAATCAAATTAAATCGGTTCCATAGACATTTCATTGTGTCTCACGATTGTGAAAAAAGAGAACCTAAGGATCTCCACGGAATAATGTATTTTGTTGCTTCTCGGAACATTTAGAGATAGAGGTGGATAGTAAAAACATCTGTTCATGGGGACGGATACAGTAAAGAGATACAAGaaatgtgagggagagaaatggggaAGAAAGGTAGATAGTGTAAGGTAGAGACAACCGTAAACATATTTTGATGTAGGGTGGGGACAATTTTTTACAGAAGTTGGGACTGTCTTGCGAGTTTTTGTATGGAAAGAAGATGGGATTAACTGACGACCAGTTCTTCACATATTAAACAAATTAGGGAGGAGGTGGTCTTGTTTACTTCCACCGCAGTGTTACACTTCCACatgttgagaacattttctgtctTGTCCAGAAAATGGAGTATTGCCAGCAGAGGCACAAAGAGGTTCAGGGAAAGACCTGGCAGCTACAGAAGTATCAGAATCAGACTGTTTTATTCCCAAGAGCCAAAGCCCTTTGTTGAAGTTTCATGttagtgtgggggagggagtaggAGCCAAATAAGCATGTGCTAGGATTCAACAAATAACCTCCATAGGATTTTCTTAGCCACGGGAGGTGAGGTTCCCAGAAGTCCTACGCATAATACAATTAAATGAGCATGTTCTAAAAAAAATGATTGTCACATGTACTTCTTGATATCTCCCTCACAGGCTTTGTTTGGGATGTGTGGAGCTTGGTTGATCTGTTTCTTGCTGACTGTCTTTGACGCCTTGCCATCTAAGCCGGACGAGTACGGCTACACAGCCAGAACCAACATTAACCTGGAGGCCGTGTCCACGGCTCCCTGGTTTCAATTTCCATATCCAGGTGAAAGACAGAACACAACCCTAGTAGTCATTTGCACTGACAGTTACTTTTGTTTAATTTCAAACTTGGTTGGatgaatatatttatttattttatgtctcaatgtaaagcactttggtttcccctgtgtttttttttatgtgctatataaataaagttgattgGATGTGTAAacatagcctggtcctaaccagaccttagtacatttaatttgtgcagagggtctgggatcgctccattgacaagtgttaacttccttgaaggcgggtactctgttgaaactattggatctgcccagagccactcatctgccataaccaattgctagcgttcgccttagccaactccttcaccaccactgtaacggagctaggtgccggaaaatctaacttttccaGAACCACGTGGGGAGGAagaccacaacatcatggccaccaacaaaacttagcaaagattgttcttgctccggatttaacttttggatattcggcagcgttgccacaactgaccgaatgaatggcttcgcttgcatctttctccgctgccattactgaactacaattACAAAGCAATTACAAAGCTGATTGGCCCTGCAAAAAAATTGATTTGAGAAAACCGACTTATGTTATATTATGTGCCaaattcccagacctagtacagaagcaaaatctaaattgagcggaagtacgtaggagggcagagccaggctagtgtaAACAGGCCAGTGCAATAATATAAAAATTTCAGCGAACACAAAGCATGTATCAGGATAATTGTTGTGTAATTGTTATTGCCATTATTGATATTCTTGTCTCATGTCAGTATTTCAGATAGGATGTTTTTGGCTTTAAAAAGCCCACTCAGCACCTGGTTGGCTAATGCTTTGTAATCATCATAGCCACAATCTGTGGGCAGCAATCAATCAGCTGCTTTTTTCAGAATGTCATTCATTTGTGGAGGTATTCCTTTTATCTTTTCTGAGCCAAACAACAAGTTAACAAAGTTCACATGCCGTGGTATCCTTTCCAACATAATAATGTTTTGCAgagaaaaaactaaacattACTCTGTCAACAGATCCTTGGTTGGATTATAAACAGTGCAGGAAATTGTGAAAGAAAAATTGACCTTATTTCTTACAAAGATGTTGGCAACCTTAAATTCTTTCCTCGGAAAGCATAAGTTCACTATGGGAATTTTGTACCTGTCCTAAATAGTCAGTCACAGGTTGGACCATACCAACAGTTTTGGGGATGTGCAATttgctgaatgtgtgtctgtcagtataaaacaaaaatgtatactGTGTATAATTGTGTTTCCCCAGGCCAGTGGGGAGTGCCCACTGTGAGTGTGTCATCAGTGTTGGGCATGATGGCGGGCGTGTTGGCCTCCACTATGGAGTCCATTGGGGACTACTATGCCTGTGCTCGTCTGTCAGGggctcctccaccacccacccatGCCATCAACCGGGGCATTGCTGTGGAGGGCATTGGCTGCATCCTGGCTGCACTCTGGGGTAGTGGAAATGGTACTACCTCCTACAGCCAGAATATCGCAGCACTGGGGATTACCAAAGTACGCATTGTATAAAATGTTCACTTGTTACCCTAGTAGTTTCCCTGACTTACTTTCAAAAACGAGATGCAATTAACGAAACATTTAGCATCAGAGCTGTTCTCAAGCTGATCTTCGACCTCCTCAGTGCTCCTAACCTGGTCCTACTAACACTGTTTACAGTCATGTTTTACAGCCCCAAAAGTCCAACTCAAGATAAAACCTTCACCCAAATGTTATAGATAAAGTGTCCTTGTGTTTCTACTTTGACCCTGGCAGGTTGGCAGTAGACTGGTACTCCAAACAGCAGGACTCTTGATGATCTTCTTGGGGCTCTTTGGAAAGTTTGGCTCTGTTTTCATCACCATCCCAGACCCAGTCATAGGAGGCATGTTCCTAGTAATGTTTGGAATGATTGCAGCTGTTGGAATATCCAACCTTCAGGTAACAAAACTAAACTGACAGTTTACCTTGTGCTCAGCCATATATTTCTATTACAAGTTCAAAGTTAACCAATGTCATGGTCTAGCAATCAAGACACCCGATTTCCAATGGATCCCTATGGGTTCTGGTTTATGTTCAGACAAATGTGGCAGCCATTTGATATTGTCTTTGGACCCGACCTTCAAACTATTAATCTTTCTGCTTCAACAGACCATTGATGAGTGGCTATCATTTGGCCTATTATGTATTCCATACGGTCCCAGAGCAATTGAGAGCCAAATATGGTTCACAGATGAATTTTCAAAGAGAAATGCTTTAGGGCTTAAAGTGTGTTGGTGATGTATTCTTTGTAAGGTGTTGCAAACATGAGTCACAGTATAGTACATAAGCCTCAATTGAGAAAGGCTGTCAACCACTGAACTGAAGCATTATCACCTCAGTCTTAAGAACACAGAACAAAAAAATTAGATTCCCATGTTTTTTTGCTCTCCATAAGAGCTTTTTTGTGTCCTTTTACCACATAGGCTAATAGCAAGGTCCCTTAGTTAATGTGCCACCAATAAGAAAAGTATGCTGTTTTGGCACATGATTTATATTTTCTCAAATGTATGTAAAGTAATGCAAATTGTGTGCATTGTGCTATGCACATTATTTACTATGTAACTGCACTTTGTGGGCCTTACATAATAAGGCCcacatgtagggagtcaggtggctgagcggtgagggaatcgggctagtaatccgaaggttgccagttcgattcccggtcatgccaactgacgttgtgtccttgggcaaggcacttcaccctgcttgcctcgggggaatgtccctgtatttactgtaagtcgctctggataagagcgtctgctaaatgactaaatgtaaatgtaaatgtataattaCATGGTATTAGGGTTTGATAGTATAAGTTACAAAACCCATACTGTTGGTGTATGACGATTCCTTTGTATTCCTGTATTGTTGTCCACTACAAGTATTGTCATATAGTTGCTGAATGAGGAAGCTCACCCTGACTGACATCTCTATCATCTgttcctctctgacctctcgcAGTATGTGGATCTCAACTCCTCAAGGAACCTGCTCATTTTGGGCTTCTCAACATTCAGTGGTCTCGTCCTTCCAACCTGGTTTCACTCCAACCCAGGCATAATTGACACAGGTGATTGTCACATGCGGAAATATATTCTACCCAGACGCAAGCACATGCACAGAtgtgcgtacacacacgcacacacacac of Osmerus mordax isolate fOsmMor3 chromosome 4, fOsmMor3.pri, whole genome shotgun sequence contains these proteins:
- the si:dkey-106n21.1 gene encoding solute carrier family 23 member 2, whose product is MHLPSDPKVEIGLREQGTVNLAFGASDSNRGADRIDIDGPHKESKEEELGSKIKGLDLVYSLNDKPPWYLCILLGFQHYILAFGGIIAIPLILAEPLCIGDNNAAKSKLISTIFFVSGLCTLLQTTVGTRLPILQGGTFSLITPTLAILALPKWKCPAPGAPSVSMELQNATDFLQGDPDEVWKSRMREIQGAILVSSLLQLVLGLSGMVGLVLKFIGPLAIAPTINLIGLSLFIEAGKKSGAHWGIAALTVCLILLFSQYLSKVNVPLITYQDKKWKVFQYPLFKLFSALFGMCGAWLICFLLTVFDALPSKPDEYGYTARTNINLEAVSTAPWFQFPYPGQWGVPTVSVSSVLGMMAGVLASTMESIGDYYACARLSGAPPPPTHAINRGIAVEGIGCILAALWGSGNGTTSYSQNIAALGITKVGSRLVLQTAGLLMIFLGLFGKFGSVFITIPDPVIGGMFLVMFGMIAAVGISNLQYVDLNSSRNLLILGFSTFSGLVLPTWFHSNPGIIDTGSQELDQVIVVLFTTHMFIGGFFGFVLDNTIPGTEKERGIKSWRNKVEEGSSTQTMDESCYDIPFCKGFLKRFKFFHYLPFLPSYNCPEQTMPIIPE